Below is a genomic region from Zonotrichia leucophrys gambelii isolate GWCS_2022_RI chromosome 1A, RI_Zleu_2.0, whole genome shotgun sequence.
caacccctcccttccatgggcagggacaccttccactagatcaggaatataaatgaaattagaggGTCATGCCAATATCCAAAAAGGACAAGAAAGAGGACTGGGTTGCCCAGGCCatgaggctgctctgcctgtgacaAGCATGGAAAAGGtgacagaaaattaattaaggAAGGATGACAGAATAACAATTTACTCAATGCTTGGCAGAATCTGCTCTTCTAGAAAACAGGGCGAGCCAGACAAACCCAATTTGCTCCTTCGATGGCATTACACGTTTGGCATATAAATGCAATCACATAATTGTCATTTACTCAGATGTTTGCCCGGAGTCTGATTTAGCACCTCCTGGCACTGATTAAAAATCAGCATAAATCAAGCCCTGGGAAAGCTCATCTCCAGTGGGATTGGCAGTGGCCACAGAGGTGCCAGGGGAAGCGTGGCAGGGTCAGGTGCCCATCCCCACACCCAGGGGCTCCCCATGGCACACACCCCACCCCAGGTTTGGGGCACAAAGGTGAGCCACCAGCTCACCACCTTCACCAGCAGCTAGAGACCAAGAGGACGCTGGTGCTGAAAGACTGAGATTGCACAGGTGAACTTGCCAAGGGAGATATATTTATGCAGCTGAATAACCATCTTCGAAAACAAGCAGCAGGATGGAAGCAAAAGTAATGAGAGTAAGGACTGGCAAGGAGTACATGAGCCCTGAATTTGGAGTAGATACACAATCTCTCAAAGCGGTTTGGAAACACAGTGAATGACAAACATTTGTGGCTCCCAAACTCTCCCTTTCATCTCTTTTCATTAAAACTAGATTTTGACATTTATCCCGATTTGCAGCCTGGTCAAGAGTGAAGACACCCAGCTTCCAGCTCTCTGTCTAAACTCATGCCTTCTCCCAAGAGTAAAGCCAGCTTGGTTTTATTAACCTGAGCACATGTTCTTATAGAGCGAGGCTGCTGACTGGACATGTCACTGTGGACATCTCACACCACCCTTCCCTGGCAAAACCAAAGAATAAGGCTCTGTGTAGACTTGTCATCCTTTTAATGGCGATGTAgacgccaatcacttgtttttaaaattttaaaagtttaatcgtaataaaatggttataaaaatagtaatacaattagagtaataataatttggacaatttcaattaggacaatatgagacaatacaGACAAAGAGTTAGGGACGTCTGgttacctttttctgggcagcataagcccgaaaaaggacacccattaacagaggattaacccttaaaaacaacagcctgttgcatattcatacatttcttacatgatgcataaattccattcaaacacaggattctgtctggtcagtgtcagcttcttcctctgaatcctaatgGCGCCTTTGAGacaggaagaagtttgtttcttctgataagagagcaataaattcattttctctgaaagatttaggtgtcctgtggctgctatctcagtgcaagtcctttctttaaaaaaactatcctacatagcatagtttctattttaacattttttataacccAAAAccatatttaacacactacttaaagGAATTtatacagcattactttctaacacagcaCATAtcatattcattttaatatttgcgaaaaaccaatcataaaatacgcatttttcgCGAGGATAACCACTCTTCTCATTTACTTATTAGATTTACGCCTATAACTCCAAAGCTGCTTACAACAGGGAGggaaacaaatgaaagaaaggGAGTTACAACGAAAAGGTTTTGTTCTTGGCGCAAGGAGGGTGTGACCCCCTTATGGTGTGATCCTTGAGGGTCAGGTGCGGGCCCCTCGTGGTGTGATCCTTGAGGGTCACTTCCAGCTcgggatattctgtgattccgtgGCTCCACCATAGCGAGGACTGGCGAGCCCCACAGAAAGCGGGGAAGGAGGAcgaagagcagagggagaggaggatgaggagaaagaggaggaggaaggtccCTCCCTCGGCCGCCCGTCCCGCCCCTCGCGTCACCCGTGCGCGCCACCTCCGCTCCGGCAGCGCCGCCGCTCCTCCGGCCGCGGCCCAGCGCGGGGTGAGCGGGGCCGAACGGGGGTGCCGAGCTCCGGCCTCCGGGTCTGAACTCCGGGGTCTGGGCTCCGGGGTGCCGGGCGGGCCGTGTCCCCGGGAGCCGCAGCTCTCGGCCGCGTCCCGGCGCTCCCGTCCCACAGGGAAGCGGGACCGGCCCGGCCTGAGGGCCCGCCGCGGGTTGAGCTCCATAGCGGCCTGGTCTTCCCCCCGTGCTCCTGGGGAATGAGCGCTCTCCTGGCGTGTTCCCAGTGAGAAGGGAGCGCTCCGAAACAAGCGGGTGGATCGGGAATACAGAATGAGCCAGCCCAGGGGGAAGCAGGGAGCCGGCAGCTGTGGAGCGGCAGCACGGAGCGCTGGGTTTGGTTTAGGTGTGCCAGCTCCGAGTGGCGATGCTGGAGATGTCATTGCTGGAAGTGACAAAAACGAAAGTACTCTTTTGTCTCACAGATGTGACATCTCACAGAATCACCCTAGAACAGGCTATGGATAGCTTTGGGAGTCTGCAGCCTTTGCTTCGCTTCTCTCCCAAGTGTTCTTACTTGGGCAAGGGTTAATGGAGGTCTCCAGCCTCAGCTTGGAGTGTTACGATTCTTTAGAGAGTCAGAAGTGAAAATCAGGTTATTCAGACCACAAATTTGCGTTATTCAGGAGCTAaaggtgtttttattttaaggctGGAGTAAGTAAAGATTAAGCAAGTTGTGTGTTTGTGATAAAGACACAGTTTTGGAGTCCTGTGATGAAGAGTTTGGGGGACAGCTTGTTGCTTTGTCTCTGAATGCAGGAATTAGAACAGGCTGTTTTGAAAGAGATGATTTACCAAAATTTCGTGATTATTTCCCCCTGTATAGATGCTCACGTTGAAGTGCTGCCCTGCAATCATTTAAGAGCTTCTGTGTTCTCACACTAGGCCTGCTGCCTTAGCTCAAGGTCTCTCTGATGCTTTGCCTTCCCTTTTGTTACTTTCACCATTATTCTCTCTTCTCAAATTACTTGAATTATTTTcatgcttgatttttttcctgcttcctttaGAGTGCTTTGCCAACAGGAGTAAATCAAAGCAGGTCCTCGAATGAGCACATATATGTATGTGAGATTATGAATGCTCCAAATTTGTGTTATTAAACAACAGGCTCTGTGTAATCACACTGAAGTGGACTTAGCACTGTCCTGACGATTGCTCTTATCcatgatttttaatttgttatGCTCATATTCTGGAATCACCTgtgcaatattttttaaaacaagatttttaaacttttacCTCAGTGTCATGCTCTTGAAGGAACCTGCTTAATTTGTCTGAAGACTTATGTTATCAGTCATTcaaaaaggcaaagcagagaCAAGATACTACTTCAAATACAGGATTATGGGATTCCTATTTGTCTACTACAACCAATCCTGCAAAGAAAGAGTAAAGAAGACTTAAAATGGGGAGGATTagaaaaactgagagaaaacCCTTCTTATGCTACTTTAGCAGAATGGATGTGTCTGGTGGCCTAATACCAATGGTTTTGTCTTTGGGGCATTTTTGTTGCAGAGTTTTTTAGGTGAGAGATGACTGAAAGAGAATAAGCAGGGAAGctgctgatttattttcttggaaaaaagaaTCTGGCATGGAAAAACTACTGTTTTCCTCTTAAAAAGAATAGGTATCATTAGAGACTGAAAagagaatggagaaaaagcAGATGGAGATGATCAAGGGGAGGGAATTGAGTTGGGAAAGATCTGTGTGATTCATGCAAAGAAACATGATTTGTTTATAGTCCATTGTTACATGGATTATAACAATGTTTTAAATAAGGTGAGAAACTTCCATGAGGAAAAACTTCCCAGGTCATTTTCTCTGTATGTTCAAATGGTGCCTTACCCTGTGCAGCAGTTGGTGGTATCACACAGGTGCAGTTTTTGGCAGAGCTCACACTGTAATTGTTCCTTTGGATGGAGTTTAAGGGTTGTCTTGAGCAAGCTGAGTGATTTCTGCTAATAAACCATGCTAGCCATGGTAAATTGTGGTGCAGTGCACTTCCATGGTTGGTATTGCTGTCTGTAGGCTGGGAATTGTCCCTGAATTTGTGGTGCACTTTGCAGGGGTCTtagggaagagacgagaatgtggactccatgtttcagaaggcttgatttattgtttcatgatatatattacattaaaactatactaaaagaatagaggaaaggatttcatcagaaggctggctaagagataacaaaggcttgtgactgaccagacagagccagctggactgtgactggctattaattagaaacaaccacatgagaccaatcacagatgcacctgttgcattccacagcagcagttaatcattgtttgcattttgttcctgaggcctcgcagcttctcaggaggaaaaatcctaaggaaaggatttttcataaaagatgtctgtgacatggaTTTATGCAGATGTTCTTTATCAGCAGGATTACACGCTAAAGTATTAGACTGATTTTTTGCAAGGAATGTGTGATGTCAAATGAGTGCTCAGTGTATGATACATTCCTTTGTTTGCCCTTAAATCTGGGCTAGCTGGTTCTGCTGTGAGCTGGGTGAAGAGCTGTGTGTCTGCTTTTGCAGGAAGGTccatctgtgtgtgtgcccagtgcTCCAGGGGAGATGTCCAACGTTTCCAGCTACGCCCTGCGCATGGCCCGCCTCAGCGCCCAGATATTCGGCGACGTGGTCAGGCCCACGGACTCCAAATCCATGAAGGTGGTGAAGCTGTTCAGCGAGCAGCCCCTGGCCAAGAGGGACGAGGTGCACAACTGGTACCCCCCTCACAACACCTACTACGCCCTCATGAAGAAACTCCGCTACTTCGGCCTCTACAGGTGCTtggagggtgggatgggaaaggggTGGGTGGGAGTCTTGTTCCAGCTGTTTGCAGGGGGATGGAAACAAGAGAGGGATTCACAGAATAACCAGTGGGGAGAACTTGGGGTGTGGAAACTGGGGAGATAGACATGGGGGCAAtgaattggggaaaattttgagGGAGGGCCCTGAACTCCGACCAATCACTCGACGCCCCTGCTGGAAGGTTCTAGAAAGAGGGGATGGGAGGCCAAGTGATTGACAGGGGTCCAGGGAGGAGATTGGGGAATGAATCAGCAGAAATTAGAGGATTGACatgggggaggagggaagcagCTTGGGACAAGCCATTTGGAGAGAATGAGGATACACAGATCGAATCATGACAGAAAGGGAACAAAGGTAATAAAACCACCTTGGGGCTGGATGGTGACAAAGAGGACACAGTGATAGTTTTCCTCAAGGGAAGTGTTTCCTTCTAAATATGGTGCATATGGAAGTAGGCACTTGATTGTTGGCACTGAGGGCAATAAGAGCAAAAGTGACTGCTGGCTAACTTTTATCATAATTGGAAGCTTTTGTGAGAAAGACTGGAGGTTTAGTTGTGGGCAAGCAGTTACCTAAGAAATAGttcctgcttttgctttgtggggAAGAGAAGAAACCTTTCTGATAGACAGGAGATGCATCTGTAGTTCTGAATATGGCAAATGAATGTGCTACAAAGAGGTGATGTTAACACCAGACTTACCATATATTTCTGTCATTCAGTAGCTAATAAGTGAAATTTAGAAGAGACAGAAAGTCTCTGTTAGGCCAGAGGGCCTTTttattcttcaaaataaattaaattaaattcaaatgTGATTTAAATAGTCTTGTTAATTCCCACTTCATCCAAACCAGTTGTCTAATTTCTAAATTAACTCCCACAGTCTGTATCAGGGAGAATTGTACTGCTGAAAAACATCAGCAGGAGTCAAATGCAGTTTTTTCACTTCAATCAGGTAGctctaaaaaaatctttaaaagtgAGACTGCAAACCCTGTATAGTCAAAAGAGATTGCTAGTATGACAATACTAACCATCAAGGATTGCATTCAGGATGCTCTTGCTTTAGGTAGGTGTGCCAACACTTCCTAGACTGGCTGTTTGTTTACACAGAAAGCCTCAATGTGAAGCTGATGTTCTTCACTCTTCTCCTTCCCCTATTAAGTTCCTTCTCTAGCTGTATACAGAGagttggaagaagaaaaaaaaaatgtaatgaagAATCATAGACTAATGGGGCTGGTTATAAATCACAagctttttgtttctatttagagaagttgtgtttaaaaatagcagTGCAGCAATCTTAGGCCACATTGGATGCAGTTGTGACTTTTGAAAATCACTTTGCACTAAAAAATATGGGGACAGATTAATAGAATTTATTAGAAAGTGATTGAGGATTAATTATCCCTGTCAACCCCTTCATCCTCCTTCCTATTTTACTCTCTTATTATGATTCTCCCAGTACTGATGCCATCTCCATAGCTCATTCCTGAAGTCACCTGAGAGCAGTGCCATGTGCTGTAATTACTGCTTAGCATGGCCCTGTTTCCCCAGGAGCTAATGGCCTGAACACAGGAGCACAATGtgctctgcctgcactgctgggctggataACAAGGGGGAAAATCTTACTCTTGTCTCTTGCTGGTTTTTGCATTTTACTGCTCATTTAAGCAAAGAGGATCAAAAAATGCAATTGAAATAAtacacatgtgcacacaccCTTTGTTGCTGAAAAGGGCAACCCTGTTAATTCTGAAGTGTCAGAGGAAATCTCTCATGTTATTATTCAGCAGTGACATGGAATACATTGCAGCAAGCTTCAGTTTGGACTTCACGGTtaaaaagttttgatttttgtttttttttcattagcatGTAGTTCAAAGATCAATTCATATCTCTGGATCCcaagaaaaagaataaacttTATTCCTTCTCCCCCACCTAGGGATGAGCATCAGGACTTCAGGGAGGAGATGAGGCGATTGAAAAAGCTCCGTGGGAAGGAAAAACCaaagaagggggaaggaaagagaGCTCTCAAGAAGAAATAGTGCTGCTTGAACAGTGTAACTGACTGCTCTGGAAATGCTGGGGAATGGCTGGAGAAGGCTTGGCATGTGGGCTGTGTGTGGGGCACAGGAAACACACTGTGAAATTGTGGACTCCACCTTGGGAATGCACTTGGGTCTTTGAAGTTTTACTGGTTTTGAATTTCTATACTTCAAATATACTGTATATTACAGCACagtaataaaaggaaaagtgcTCCGTGTTTTTCTTGAAACCACCTGTAgctatttcagtttttcttgaTCTGGAAATTGTTTGCCTTTCATTGTCTGTTTTACTTTCTTGTGTTAATATCAACACTGTTTTATGTGTGGCCACAAAAAACCAaggattcctgctgctgcagctgcttgtcAGTCTTATCTGTTATAATTAGTTTCATTTCAGGTAGCTctagtgcttttttttccaagttttttttaaggtttttaagTTGCTGTTGCACCCTGTTGTTCTGTGCTTTTCACTGGACAATACTTCCCAAAccactgcctgcccacagcactCTCATTGTACCCTAAACTTTTAGACACTGCAACAGAAGAGGCTGAAATATTAACTAAATCCATATAATAATGGAACTATTACATGCAAtaatagaattttaaatatttttcacagtaAACTTATTCTGATTGCTTGGAAGACATGTATGAAACACTACCTAAGACAATGAACATTTTTATTAGCATTCAGTAGGGATTTTATCACTAGGCTCTTTTGGTTGCTAATATTAATCATTGGTGGATCTAAGTAAATTTGTAACAGCTCAACAGCTCTGCCTCACCAAGGTTATTAATTGAAGAAGTGCTGATTTTATTAAAAGGTGTTTCTGATGAGCTGCATAGCTCTTGTTCAGTGTCCTTACTTCATGTTACCTGTTTTTCTAAGCTCtaagaaaagctgattttagGAAGTCTGCAGTGTTGTGGGAGAAGTACATGAGTTCTCACCACAGTCAAACAAATGCTGTAGaagttaatattttatattcactGCTCTGTACTGCAGTGCTAAGTTTCTCTCTTATTCTAATTTAAAATCCTATTAGTAACTTACAACTTCTGCTCAACTGTAATGTTCTTAAGCCATTTTTGTGTTCCATCCGTGCGTTGTCTGTGGGTTGGGACCTGTCTGGTGCTGAAgtacctgcagcctgtggtgggCCTGCCAAGAAGTTTGTGGCTCCTGGGACATGAGCATGCAGCTGAGGGGAAGGGTCTGCCTCCCTTGAACACACCTTTGGGAAGAAGGGCACCATGAACTCACATTCTGGGCAGGAAAGAGAATTATCCAAGTAGAAAAATTGCTGCTGCCTGACACTTTCTGGTTTGGACTGTGAGGAGTGAAAATAAGGACCCATTCTGAACCTCTTCAGCAGAGCtactgcagcagctctgcacagctccttgtgccttctaaaattaaatccaagataaataaaaatgttttccctgctgtttcaGATGAAAAATCAAGACCATCTCTTCTGGTGCTCCAAAACTCCTAAAGCTTTCACAATATAAACACGCAAGGGACCAAAAAGTGTGCATGCATCAAAAAGGGAATTGTGGTTCTGTAAAGGAAGTATGAATGGTCTTAAACTAGGTTATGAGTAACTTATAGCAACACATAAAATACTTGTGCAACATGATGAAACTGATGGAAGTGCCTGTGAAGTAGG
It encodes:
- the MRPS33 gene encoding small ribosomal subunit protein mS33 isoform X1; translation: MRRKRRRKVPPSAARPAPRVTRARHLRSGSAAAPPAAAQRGEGPSVCVPSAPGEMSNVSSYALRMARLSAQIFGDVVRPTDSKSMKVVKLFSEQPLAKRDEVHNWYPPHNTYYALMKKLRYFGLYRDEHQDFREEMRRLKKLRGKEKPKKGEGKRALKKK
- the MRPS33 gene encoding small ribosomal subunit protein mS33 isoform X2; protein product: MSNVSSYALRMARLSAQIFGDVVRPTDSKSMKVVKLFSEQPLAKRDEVHNWYPPHNTYYALMKKLRYFGLYRDEHQDFREEMRRLKKLRGKEKPKKGEGKRALKKK